The Synechococcus sp. BL107 nucleotide sequence GGGTCACCTGAAGCTGGGCAAGTTGATTGCCCTCTACGACGACAACCACATCACGATCGACGGCCGCACCGACGTGTCGTTCACCGAAGACGTGCTGAAGCGCTATGAGGCCTATGGCTGGCATGTGCAGCACGTGGCCGACGGCAACACCGACGTGGATGCCATCTCCAAAGCGATCGCAGCCGCTAAGGCCGTCACCGATAAGCCGTCGATCATCAAGGTGACCACCACAATCGGCTATGGCTCCCCCAACAAAGCCGACACCGCTGGTGTTCACGGTGCTGCTCTTGGCGCCGAGGAAGCCGAGCTCACCCGCAAACAGTTGGGCTGGAACTATGGTCCCTTCGAGATTCCTCAAGAGGCCTACGACCAGTTCCGTAGTGCGATCGAGCGTGGCGCCAGCAAGGAAGCCGAGTGGAATCAAACCCTAGCCGCCTACCGCACCAAATTCCCCACTGAAGCCGCCCAATTTGAGCGGATGCTGCGCGGTGAACTCCCCGAAGGTTGGGAGACGAGCCTGCCGACTTACACCCCAGACGACGGGGGCCTGGCCACCCGCAAACACTCGCAGATCTGCTTGGGTGCTTTGGGACCCAACATTCCCGAATTGATTGGTGGCTCCGCCGACCTAACCCACTCCAACTACACCGACATCAAGGGCGAAACCGGCTCCTACCAGCCTGAATCTCCTGAAAAGCGCTATCTGCACTTCGGTGTTCGCGAGCACGCAATGGCCGCAATTCTCAACGGCATCGCTTACCACGACAGTGGCTTGATCCCCTACGGCGGCACCTTCCTGGTGTTTGCCGACTACATGCGTGGCTCCATGCGCCTTTCGGCCCTGAGCATGCTGGGTGTGATCTACGTGCTCACCCACGACTCCATAGGTGTGGGAGAAGACGGCCCCACCCACCAACCGATCGAAACGATCCCTTCGCTACGGGCGATGCCAGGAATGTTGGTGTTCCGACCCGGCGACGGCAACGAAACCAGCGGTGCCTACAAGGTGGCGATTCAAAACCGCAACCGCCCAAGCTCCTTGTGCTTGAGCCGCCAGGGCATGGCCAATCAGGCCAACTCCTCCATCGACAAGGTGGCTCTGGGTGGCTACGTACTCGAAGACTGCGCTGGAACTCCAGATCTGATCCTGATCGGCACCGGCACCGAACTTGACCTCTGCGTGCAGGCCGCAAAGCAGCTCACCGCAGACGGCAAGAAAGTACGAGTGGTTTCCATGCCATGCGTAGAGCTATTCGATGAGCAGACCGACTCCTACAAGGAAGAGGTGCTTCCCAACGCCGTACGCAAGCGC carries:
- the tkt gene encoding transketolase, whose protein sequence is MVAAPASLDNLCINSIRMLAVDAINKSNSGHPGLPMGCAPMGYALWDKFLNHNPKNPKWFNRDRFVLSAGHGCMLLYALLHLTGYDSVSIDDIKQFRQWGSKTPGHPETFETPGVEVTTGPLGAGIANAVGLAIAESHLAAKFNKPGATLVDHYTYVVMGDGCNQEGISSEACSLAGHLKLGKLIALYDDNHITIDGRTDVSFTEDVLKRYEAYGWHVQHVADGNTDVDAISKAIAAAKAVTDKPSIIKVTTTIGYGSPNKADTAGVHGAALGAEEAELTRKQLGWNYGPFEIPQEAYDQFRSAIERGASKEAEWNQTLAAYRTKFPTEAAQFERMLRGELPEGWETSLPTYTPDDGGLATRKHSQICLGALGPNIPELIGGSADLTHSNYTDIKGETGSYQPESPEKRYLHFGVREHAMAAILNGIAYHDSGLIPYGGTFLVFADYMRGSMRLSALSMLGVIYVLTHDSIGVGEDGPTHQPIETIPSLRAMPGMLVFRPGDGNETSGAYKVAIQNRNRPSSLCLSRQGMANQANSSIDKVALGGYVLEDCAGTPDLILIGTGTELDLCVQAAKQLTADGKKVRVVSMPCVELFDEQTDSYKEEVLPNAVRKRIVVEAAESFGWHRFIGLDGDSVTMNRFGASAPGGTCLKEFGFTAENVISKAKKLLTK